From the genome of Lawsonella clevelandensis, one region includes:
- a CDS encoding Abi family protein, with product MSRPLIRAILGYELGQVDPLIYLDSDKLDSHARQTSKRSRSETNHQVWMNTYDKVLSRASKNKGYAMLDFVQHHKKNYGNQLPIWVAVEIMDWGMLRSLYTMSPMYVQSRISERCNLEPPQLSSWLGALNHVRNFADHHARMYNRNYSFRPKLPNDPRLTPSTMRLDMNRAFGQFTLIQYMLKTLCLSPAIQIPRVFETYPDNPIIPIERTGAPENWRDHPLWVHD from the coding sequence ATGTCGAGACCGCTTATTCGAGCAATCCTCGGATATGAGCTTGGGCAAGTGGATCCACTGATCTATCTGGATTCTGACAAACTCGATTCCCACGCCAGACAGACTTCAAAGCGGAGTAGGTCTGAGACCAATCATCAAGTGTGGATGAATACCTACGACAAAGTCCTATCACGTGCTTCAAAAAATAAAGGGTATGCAATGCTGGATTTCGTCCAGCATCATAAGAAGAACTATGGCAACCAACTACCCATTTGGGTTGCTGTCGAAATCATGGATTGGGGGATGCTTCGGAGCTTGTACACAATGTCACCAATGTACGTCCAAAGTAGAATTTCAGAACGCTGTAACTTAGAACCTCCCCAACTCAGTTCATGGCTCGGCGCACTAAACCATGTTCGTAACTTTGCAGACCATCATGCGCGGATGTACAACCGCAACTATAGTTTCCGACCCAAACTTCCTAACGATCCAAGATTGACCCCATCAACGATGCGCCTGGATATGAACCGAGCTTTCGGGCAGTTTACGTTGATTCAATACATGCTCAAGACACTGTGTCTTTCACCAGCAATACAGATCCCTCGTGTTTTCGAAACCTACCCAGATAATCCCATAATTCCTATAGAACGCACGGGGGCACCAGAGAATTGGAGGGACCATCCTCTCTGGGTGCATGATTAG
- the cas1e gene encoding type I-E CRISPR-associated endonuclease Cas1e, with protein MVKTPSQTPIERQALGRMENRISFLYIERAVVNRSGNALTITDERGTAHVPATQISVVLLGPGTKITHAAIALLGDSGTSTVWVGVNGVRYYAHGRSPARSSTMAEAQVKVWSNQRARLRCARRMYEMRFPNEDVSRLTMQQLRGREGYRVKNIYVREAARTGIPWDKRSYDPHDFDTGDDINKALSEGAAALYGVAYAVITGLGFIPSLGIVHTGTDSSFVYDIADLYKAEISIPAAFEATAQTWAGEPVSVRHVIRDKIVSTRLIPRMIHDLQELMNIPEELSTDCGDLFLWDELQAVPAGVNYEEQTAS; from the coding sequence ATGGTGAAGACTCCAAGTCAGACACCTATAGAGCGGCAAGCTCTTGGGCGAATGGAGAATAGAATCTCCTTCCTTTATATCGAGCGGGCAGTGGTTAATCGTTCAGGGAACGCTCTTACTATCACTGATGAGCGTGGAACGGCGCATGTGCCAGCAACGCAGATTTCCGTTGTTCTTCTTGGTCCTGGAACGAAAATTACACATGCGGCAATAGCTTTACTGGGTGATTCGGGAACATCCACAGTGTGGGTAGGTGTAAACGGTGTCCGCTACTATGCACATGGTCGTTCCCCTGCTCGATCCTCCACCATGGCCGAAGCCCAAGTAAAGGTTTGGAGTAATCAACGTGCCAGGCTCCGATGCGCCCGCAGAATGTACGAAATGCGGTTTCCCAATGAAGATGTTTCCCGCCTGACGATGCAGCAGCTGCGTGGTCGTGAAGGCTATCGAGTGAAGAATATTTATGTTCGCGAGGCTGCTCGAACAGGGATTCCTTGGGACAAAAGATCCTATGATCCTCATGACTTTGACACAGGGGATGATATAAATAAGGCTCTCAGTGAGGGGGCAGCGGCGTTATATGGTGTCGCATACGCTGTCATCACCGGTTTAGGCTTCATACCTTCTCTTGGGATCGTTCATACGGGAACAGACAGTTCTTTTGTCTACGATATCGCTGACCTATACAAGGCTGAGATTTCCATCCCTGCAGCTTTTGAAGCTACTGCCCAAACCTGGGCAGGAGAGCCTGTTTCTGTCAGACATGTTATTCGCGACAAAATAGTGTCCACTCGACTAATCCCAAGAATGATTCATGACCTGCAGGAACTTATGAATATCCCTGAAGAATTGAGCACAGATTGTGGAGACCTGTTTTTATGGGATGAACTTCAAGCTGTTCCAGCTGGCGTAAATTATGAGGAACAGACAGCATCATGA
- a CDS encoding DNA methyltransferase, translated as MATQRLDLSSIKYNLANFRLHWLDELEEWKEAHLTGEEQKAAQRFWIDMMGCFGITAARMNLFERDARRGSTGGRGRIDLFWPGVVIGEAKRPGVDLAIAQEQAFDYLNGGSVRPHEFPKYVLCSNFERFRLQRLGAPEERWEVEFSLDEICDYVDQLKFLAGYDTVSREEEEEASIQASQLMAELFTAMAGEEVDVTIGDDAPTNAADEDERTQRTSMYLTRLLFLLFGDDAGLWEQDLFYRFVLDHTTPDDLGTQLNELFSVLNTPESKRNSRLPSHFTNFPYVNGALFKDALPTEWFNPRMRDALLDACRFLWTRISPAVFGSMFQLVKSKEARRSNGEHYTSETNILKTLEPLFLDELREKVASKLALADTARNLTELRKMRDELATYTFLDPACGSGNFLLVAYRELRRLETALIVDIRRREGQTGMALDVSWEQKLSINQFHGIELNWWPAKIAETAMFLVDHQANRELADRIGIAPERLPITVTAHIHHGNALTFDWNDLIGETTGPVYIFGNPPFSGHKEKSREQARDLRQVWNTNTISHLDYVTGWFVKSLDFFENRAGRFAFVSTNSITQGEGVYQLFTRIFDAGWHLQFAHRPFNWVSEAQGPAAVHCVITGFSRDSVQRCKLYWTDKSEPELVEAISPNLYPGPPVIAVKPLRNKILSSCLPELRAGSTPIDWGNLVVTEDQYEEVAADPIAKKYLREYVGGDELINSLHRWCLWMADDDFDSTDLRKSDVLRERVSKVREKRLSRSRAATRRAAETPYLFGEIRQPKTDYLALPQSFSNERLYATAGHLSRHVIASTKLFTVEDKDGFLFGLISSSMFITWQKTVGGRIKSDPSVSTSMVWNTFPVPNLDEKIKQYIIDAGHDVLAARALHPDRSLAEHYDPLAMTSELVKAHNELDRVVDKAFGAPRKLTTEKQRQELLFENYVKLTGE; from the coding sequence ATGGCTACCCAGCGTCTTGATCTTTCCTCCATCAAATACAATCTTGCGAACTTCCGCCTGCATTGGCTGGACGAGCTTGAAGAGTGGAAAGAGGCTCATCTTACTGGGGAAGAGCAGAAGGCAGCCCAGCGGTTTTGGATCGACATGATGGGCTGTTTTGGTATTACCGCTGCCCGCATGAATCTGTTTGAGCGTGACGCGCGGCGCGGGAGTACCGGGGGGCGTGGCCGCATTGACTTGTTTTGGCCTGGTGTGGTGATTGGGGAGGCAAAACGGCCTGGGGTTGATCTTGCTATCGCGCAGGAGCAAGCATTCGACTATTTGAACGGGGGGAGCGTCCGCCCGCATGAGTTCCCCAAGTATGTGCTGTGCTCGAACTTTGAGCGTTTCCGCCTGCAGCGTTTGGGGGCACCGGAGGAGCGGTGGGAGGTGGAGTTTTCCCTCGATGAGATCTGCGACTATGTAGACCAGCTGAAGTTCTTGGCCGGCTACGACACTGTGAGTAGGGAGGAGGAAGAGGAAGCCTCCATCCAGGCCTCGCAGCTGATGGCGGAGCTTTTTACCGCTATGGCTGGTGAGGAGGTGGACGTCACCATTGGTGATGACGCCCCCACTAATGCGGCGGATGAGGATGAGCGCACGCAGCGTACCTCCATGTACCTGACCAGGCTGCTTTTCTTGTTGTTTGGTGACGATGCTGGCCTGTGGGAGCAGGACCTTTTCTATAGGTTTGTCCTTGACCACACCACCCCAGACGACCTGGGAACCCAGCTCAACGAACTGTTCTCGGTGCTGAACACCCCAGAATCGAAGCGTAATTCCCGGCTGCCCAGCCACTTCACTAACTTCCCCTATGTGAACGGCGCACTGTTTAAGGATGCTCTTCCTACTGAGTGGTTTAACCCGCGGATGCGCGATGCCCTCCTGGATGCCTGCCGGTTCCTGTGGACCCGCATTAGCCCCGCTGTGTTCGGGTCAATGTTCCAGCTGGTGAAGTCGAAGGAAGCGCGCCGCAGCAACGGCGAGCACTACACGTCCGAAACCAATATCCTCAAGACTTTGGAGCCACTGTTCTTAGATGAGCTGCGGGAGAAGGTCGCCTCCAAACTCGCTCTCGCTGATACCGCCCGCAACCTCACAGAACTGCGGAAGATGCGGGACGAACTGGCCACCTATACGTTCCTCGACCCTGCCTGTGGCAGTGGAAACTTCCTCCTTGTGGCATATCGGGAGCTCCGCAGGCTAGAGACAGCACTCATCGTGGATATTCGCCGCCGTGAGGGGCAAACCGGCATGGCTCTTGACGTGTCGTGGGAGCAGAAACTCTCCATCAACCAGTTCCATGGCATTGAATTGAACTGGTGGCCGGCCAAGATCGCAGAGACTGCTATGTTCCTGGTGGATCACCAGGCCAACCGGGAACTTGCCGACCGGATCGGCATTGCCCCCGAGCGCCTTCCTATCACTGTCACCGCGCATATTCACCACGGCAATGCTTTGACATTTGATTGGAATGACCTCATCGGGGAGACGACGGGGCCGGTGTACATCTTCGGGAACCCGCCATTCTCTGGACACAAAGAAAAGAGTAGAGAGCAAGCGCGAGATCTTCGCCAAGTTTGGAACACGAATACAATCAGCCACCTTGATTATGTGACCGGTTGGTTCGTCAAAAGCTTGGATTTTTTTGAAAACCGAGCCGGTCGGTTCGCATTTGTTTCTACTAATTCGATCACTCAAGGTGAAGGCGTCTACCAACTTTTTACCCGTATTTTTGATGCAGGTTGGCATTTACAGTTCGCACACCGTCCTTTCAACTGGGTTTCAGAAGCACAGGGTCCGGCTGCGGTTCACTGTGTGATTACTGGATTCAGTCGAGATTCCGTACAGCGCTGCAAGCTATACTGGACAGACAAATCTGAGCCTGAGTTAGTTGAAGCAATTAGTCCGAATCTGTACCCTGGCCCACCTGTTATTGCAGTGAAACCGTTAAGGAACAAAATCCTTAGCTCATGTCTCCCAGAACTCAGAGCAGGTTCAACACCAATTGATTGGGGAAATCTCGTTGTTACTGAAGATCAATATGAGGAAGTAGCAGCAGACCCGATTGCGAAAAAGTACCTTCGTGAATATGTCGGTGGAGACGAGTTAATTAACTCACTCCATCGATGGTGCTTATGGATGGCAGATGACGATTTTGATAGCACCGATTTACGAAAATCGGATGTGCTGCGCGAACGCGTGTCAAAAGTCAGAGAGAAACGTCTTTCCCGAAGTAGAGCGGCAACTAGGCGAGCCGCCGAGACCCCCTACTTGTTCGGTGAAATACGTCAGCCAAAGACAGATTACCTTGCCCTTCCGCAGAGCTTCTCGAATGAACGACTTTACGCAACTGCCGGCCACTTAAGTCGACACGTTATTGCATCAACCAAGCTGTTCACGGTTGAAGACAAAGACGGCTTCCTGTTCGGCCTTATTTCGTCCAGCATGTTTATTACTTGGCAAAAGACTGTAGGAGGCCGTATTAAGTCGGATCCGAGTGTCTCTACCTCTATGGTCTGGAACACGTTCCCTGTCCCCAATTTGGATGAAAAAATAAAGCAGTACATTATTGATGCTGGCCACGATGTGCTTGCGGCTCGTGCTCTACACCCTGATAGATCTCTAGCCGAACACTATGATCCCTTAGCCATGACTTCGGAGCTGGTGAAGGCGCATAACGAACTTGATCGAGTAGTCGATAAAGCATTCGGCGCTCCCCGTAAACTCACCACGGAGAAGCAGCGCCAGGAGCTTCTTTTCGAGAACTATGTGAAGCTCACTGGAGAATAA
- a CDS encoding Abi family protein, whose product MHQTKPFTTYTEQIELLRNRGMIIPDADKAQKFLERRNYYRLSGYWYPMRVFPDSTDRNVKPLDEFIEGASFDLVIELYDFDARLRHSVFSELDHVETAYSSNPRI is encoded by the coding sequence GTGCACCAGACCAAGCCATTCACAACCTACACTGAACAGATTGAGCTTCTTCGTAACCGTGGAATGATTATCCCCGATGCTGATAAAGCTCAGAAGTTTCTTGAACGGCGGAACTACTACCGTTTATCAGGTTACTGGTATCCGATGCGTGTTTTCCCTGACAGTACAGATAGGAATGTCAAGCCACTGGATGAGTTTATTGAGGGAGCATCATTCGACCTAGTCATTGAACTCTATGACTTTGATGCTCGACTGCGCCACAGTGTGTTTAGTGAGTTAGATCATGTCGAGACCGCTTATTCGAGCAATCCTCGGATATGA
- a CDS encoding rhomboid family intramembrane serine protease yields MAATRRVDFATTFTKSPATWLLIIVNVALYLVVSAQGGTILNTAVSSPLLNDTVLVPYTLGFGQYWRLLTSGFMHFGLLHIVFNMYALWVLGRDVEGALGSLRFSAVYLLSLLAGSATVVWFSSPESATAGASGAIFGLLGAELVVVLALKAKLSGIITVIMLNVVIGITQPSISIQAHLGGFVVGFLVAGAFIFVPMWVAKSRQRRNKAGGVMLHPETGEEMPVYVTEKQVNAWGWGATAVVAVLVIIALVFGVENMQELIIR; encoded by the coding sequence ATGGCAGCCACGCGGCGGGTCGATTTCGCCACCACCTTCACGAAGTCGCCCGCTACGTGGCTGCTTATTATCGTCAACGTCGCCCTCTACCTGGTGGTCTCCGCCCAGGGCGGCACTATTCTTAACACCGCCGTCAGCTCCCCGCTCCTCAACGACACCGTGCTGGTGCCCTACACGTTGGGGTTCGGCCAGTATTGGCGGCTTCTGACCAGCGGGTTCATGCACTTTGGCCTGCTGCACATTGTCTTTAACATGTACGCCCTGTGGGTGCTGGGGCGGGACGTGGAAGGAGCGCTGGGGTCGCTCCGCTTCTCTGCCGTCTACCTGCTGTCGCTGCTGGCGGGCTCCGCCACTGTTGTGTGGTTCTCCAGTCCCGAGTCTGCTACCGCTGGCGCGTCTGGCGCCATTTTTGGCCTGCTGGGTGCGGAGCTGGTGGTGGTGTTGGCGTTGAAGGCGAAACTGTCCGGCATCATCACCGTCATTATGCTGAATGTGGTTATTGGCATTACCCAGCCGAGCATCTCCATCCAGGCGCACCTGGGCGGCTTCGTGGTGGGCTTCCTGGTGGCGGGGGCGTTCATTTTTGTGCCGATGTGGGTGGCGAAGTCGCGGCAGCGGCGCAATAAGGCCGGCGGCGTGATGCTGCACCCGGAGACGGGGGAGGAGATGCCCGTCTATGTGACGGAGAAGCAGGTGAATGCGTGGGGATGGGGGGCCACTGCGGTAGTGGCGGTGCTGGTGATTATCGCGCTGGTGTTCGGGGTGGAGAACATGCAGGAGCTCATCATTAGATGA
- a CDS encoding peptidylprolyl isomerase has product MSKATAQATLHTNKGDIVIDLFGNHAPKTVKNFIGLADGSAPYSTPNAKGAKEGPFYDGAIFHRIIDGFMIQGGDPTGTGTGGPGYRFEDEFTTELTFDRPYLLAMANAGPGTNGSQFFITVAPTPWLNMHHTIFGEVVDADSQAVVDALAKVATDMRDRPLEDVVIESIDVVEL; this is encoded by the coding sequence ATGAGCAAAGCAACCGCACAAGCGACCCTGCACACTAACAAAGGTGACATCGTTATCGACCTGTTCGGCAACCATGCCCCCAAGACCGTGAAGAACTTCATCGGCCTGGCTGATGGTTCCGCCCCCTACTCCACTCCCAACGCTAAGGGTGCCAAGGAAGGCCCGTTCTACGACGGCGCCATCTTCCACCGCATCATTGACGGCTTCATGATCCAGGGTGGCGACCCCACCGGCACCGGCACCGGCGGCCCCGGCTACCGCTTCGAGGACGAGTTCACCACCGAACTCACCTTCGACCGCCCCTACCTGTTGGCTATGGCCAACGCCGGCCCCGGCACCAACGGCTCCCAGTTCTTCATCACCGTCGCCCCCACCCCGTGGCTGAACATGCACCACACCATCTTCGGTGAGGTTGTTGATGCTGACTCCCAGGCCGTAGTGGATGCCCTGGCCAAGGTTGCCACCGACATGCGGGACCGTCCGCTGGAGGATGTCGTCATCGAGTCCATCGACGTCGTCGAACTCTAA
- the cas2e gene encoding type I-E CRISPR-associated endoribonuclease Cas2e, with amino-acid sequence MMVLVITACPAGLRGDLTKWVLEIAPGVFVGNPGGRIRDLLWERTTQLCRDGRALLVFSTNNEQHMEFRTHNHDWIPTDFDGITLMMRPDNRTTNNRPRNGWATARRLRKYR; translated from the coding sequence ATGATGGTACTTGTCATAACCGCGTGTCCCGCTGGGTTACGAGGTGACCTCACAAAATGGGTACTGGAAATAGCCCCTGGTGTTTTCGTAGGAAATCCTGGTGGAAGAATTCGGGATTTACTCTGGGAACGAACCACTCAACTGTGTCGAGATGGAAGGGCATTGTTGGTCTTTTCCACGAATAATGAGCAGCACATGGAATTCCGCACTCACAATCATGATTGGATCCCTACTGATTTTGATGGCATTACTCTCATGATGCGGCCCGATAATAGGACTACCAATAACAGGCCTCGCAATGGATGGGCTACTGCTCGGCGTCTTCGCAAGTACCGGTAA